TTTATCATGTAATCCGGTCTTTCGTCCACGTCATTACCCGACTTGATCGGGCAATCCAATTCCATCTTCGTCATTACCCGACTTGATCGGGTAATCCAGTTTTTTGTTTTTTCATCCGGAATATCACAACTTATACATTGCTATATTCACAGAGATTTATCCTATCATATAAAATATTATTTGAAAGGATATATATAATTAATATATTGTTGTATCTCAAAAAAGAAGCAGATCGATTATAAATGATAAGGAGATGATAAATGCCAAAAATGAAAGGTGCAGAGGCATTAATAGAGGTATTAAAGAGTGAAGGTGTTGAATATGTCTTTGGTATACCAGGGGCAACAGAGGTGCTCTTTATGGATGCACTGGAAAAAACAACCGGTATAAAATATATACTTGGCCTTAATGAACTGGTATCAGCAGGTATGGCCGAAGGCTATGCCAGGGTTACAGGCAAGCCAGGTTTTTTAAATCTCCATACAGGGCCGGGTGTTGCCGGAGCACTTGCCATGCTATACAATGCACAGGCAGGAGGTGTTCCCCTTGTTATTACCGCGGGTCAGCAGGATACCAGGCTTTTACAGCAGGACCCCCATCTTACAGGCGATATTGCAGGCATGGGCAAGATATTTACCAAGTGGTGCACAGAGATACATCATGCTGAAGATATACCCATGATTATTCAGCGTGCATTCAAGATGGCCTTACAGCACCCACAGGGGCCGGTTCTTGTATCCCTGCCCCAGAACATAATGAATCAGGATATAGAATTTACCGGAAGAAAAAAAAGTACGATCTATTCAGGAACAAGGGCAGATGAGTCTGCTATTCAAAAGGCCCTTGACCTGATAAAGGCCTCTAATAATCCGGTAATCATGGTAGAAAGCGGTGTTACAAGATGCAATGCCTTAAATGAGGTTGTAAGATTTGCAGAGCTGACGGGCGCAAGGGTTTATCAGGCATGGATGTCAGATGTGAATTTTCATGTAAGGCATCCACAGTATATGGGTGACCTTGACCCCTCAATGCCAGGCACAAAAGAGACCCTTAAGGATGCTGACCTCCTGATTGGTGTGGGCTGTTCAGTTTTCAGTCCCAGCTTTTATAACCCTGAAGATATACTGCCGCAAAACATAAGGATTATGCATATTGATGAAAACCCGTGGGAACTCGGTAAAAACATGGTGACTGACTGCGGTATACAGGGCGATATCAAACAGGTGTTAACTGATCTTAACAGCGCCCTTGAAAACAGGCTTTCGGAAGAGATAACCAGGAAAATAGAAAATAGAAAAGAAGAAATAGAAAAGCAAAAAACTGAAAAAACCAATACTCTTAAAAAACAGATTGAATCCGAAAAAAACAGCATCCCGATTGCAGTATCCAGGCTCATGAAGGAGATAGATAAGCTTACAAATGAGAATACTATTATTGTTGATGATTGCTGGTCATCTTCACAGATGCTCAGGCAGGTTGTTGACCTAAAAAATGCCTGGCAGTTTATTCGTGCCCGCAAGGGCGGAAGCATAGGCTGGGGTCTTCCCGGTGCAATGGGTGCATCCCTTGGCGCTCCTGGTAAAAAAATCATAGCAGTGTGCGGTGACGGCAGCGCTGCCTGGGGCATGCAGAGTTTATGGACCGCTGCAAGGTATAATATCCCTGTAACATTTGTGATTACAAATAACGGGGTCTACAGGCAGGTGAAACTGGTAAGAAGACATGTGCTGGGCGATTATGTACTTACTGAAAAGCATGCCGGCATGGATATAGATGAACCTGTTATTGATTTTAAACAACTGGCAGAGTCAATGGGTGTCAACGGGGTTCAGGTCAAAGAACCGGGAAAACTTGAAAATGCTCTTAATGATGCGGTTAAGGATAATCATCCCAGGCTTGTCGAGGTGTTTATTGAGAATAAACCGAAGGTGTAGAAAAAGAGGGGTCCAGGATTCAAGGTGCCAAGGGTTCAAGTGGAAAAGATGAACGTCCAACATCGAACGTTCAATGTTCAACCTCCAATCGGAAAAAAAGGCAATGAAAAGATAATTTGTTCTGTATTCCATTGAACAATGTAGGGGTGGACCCGCGTGTCTACCCGGCATTTGGGTATGTGAACCGTTACCACTCGACCCCTGGAACCCTTTTTCTATTTATATGGATCCTCCCCATCCCACTTCCCACCGTTTGCCAGCACTGTATAAAGGGCATCATGAGTCATTGTCTCAAAGATGGTAAACTCATTAAATGATATCAACTCCCTGTCATCTACGTAAAGGCGTTCACTGGAGAGTTCTTTTACTGCAGGAAGCACCTTTGCGTTTCCACCACTCCACCCCGGTATGCCCGGACCAAATACCGTGATACCAGGTTTTGGACCCCATCCTTTTGATATGGTATAGGCACTCTCACGGTCATGGGGATTATGCACCTGGTTAAAACCCAGCCCTGTCACATAGGATATATTTAGGGGATTGAGTCCGAGCTTGTAATCCATGAACTCAGATGCAGCATCCAGATATTCCTGATCTCCGCTGAGACGATAATAAAGCATAGGCGCGCATGCATAGAGTGGCTGTCTTACATTGTGCCCCCAGCCTCCTGATTTTGAATTATTCCCTATTGGATATGCATGTTTCCTCAATTCATCTATGTTGCTGTCAGCAGCCTCTTTAATGGCATTTGTAAAAAATTGAACTACCTCAGGATCAACAGGCAACCTTTTTTCGACGATATAGGAATAGATATACGCAGGGTTATCAAAACCCGCATCATTCAGTGAATAACCCGGTGTAGCATAAATATTCTTTTTAAGTGCTTCAGCCGCCCTGTAAAGCTCTTTTACCTTTTGATGTGCCTCATCACTTCCTGTAAGCAAATATTTCTGGATAAAATAATAGAGCCTTTCAGGCGCAGCCATATCCTTTTCACTATATTTTAATGCCCTTTCCGCCCGGTCAAACAGTTGAGCAGATTTTTCCGGTTTATAGGGCTTTATTATCCTTGCAAGATGCATAAAGAGCCCCGCGCATGTCGTAGTGGCCCTTGCATCTATGGCTACAGTCCCGTATTTTTTAGTATCCCTGTCCATTGGAGCAGCAAATGGTTCAGGATACCCCTTTGTCTCAGTACCAAAGTGAACACTGCCATCTTCATTCTGCAGATATTCCCATGGAAGTGCGCCCCATTCTGCCTCATCGATTATATCCGGGATATTATTTGTATAGTTCTTGATATTATATTCAGAATCGAATTCTCCGGGGATGTCATACTGGTTGTCATAAAAATATTCAGGGAATGCCTCATATATCATCAGATTTATTATCGGGTTTGAGATATGATATGCCCTTCTGTCTGCATCTCCTGCATCATGGTATCCGCCGTAAACCCTGAACTCTCTTTCATTACCCTTAACCTCGATATTTGCCTCACCTATCGGGCCGTCAACATCATAAATAATGGTGTGACATGGTTTTTCTCTGATATCAGGATTATGTATGGGGCACCCGCACCGCTGCAAATACTGGGCACGGAACAGTAGATAGGCAGCGCGTTTTAAAAACTCACCCCCTACCCCGAATAGATATGAAGCGCCATAGCCTTCTACAACTATTTTATATGGTCCGCCCTCAGGCACTTTGGATAGATCAATACGATAGACAAAATCACCGGATGATTCATCATTGCCAATCTCATTAAGCTGACCTTTTAAAATACTCTTACCGGAGGAGGTTTGAATTACTTCATAACCCGGTATATTCCCATCTATTTTTTGGCTTCCACCAGTACCAAGCCAGATTGCGAAATTTGCATACCGCGTTTTTGATAAAGCGCTGTAACCCGCCTGATTAACCTTTATAGATTCACAAAGGATATCAGCGGAGTTAAATACAAACCTTTTATCCCCATAAGGGGTTTCCACCAGATATTCTTTGCCATCCTTAAGCGGTTCAGTCTTTATATAGATATGATGATCACATGGGTCAGCCTGCATGACATACTTATATATCCCTTTTGCAGGCGCTCTGTTAATTTTCCAGGCAGCCGTGTTACTGATATCCGCTTCATTGATATCAATAATGTCACTGGTAAAAACTAGTGCAAGAACATCCTTTGATGCAGTGCGAAGCTCTTTGAGTGTGAGTTCAGCATAGGAATTAGTACATGTAAGCAGGATTAGTGTAACAAATATTTTAAGATTTCGGGGCATGTAAATTATCTCTCCAATCACAATTTTACATTGCTTCATTACCACACATTAATATCCTTGGACGCTGTCTTTATCCTCTCCCCATCAGATTCTGTTAAGAACCTCTCTTCCACCAGCTTGTCTGTAACATCATATACCTTTTTAAGGTAATCCTGCTTAGCCGGGTATAAAGCCTTTATCTTTTCAGCATCAAAGGTCACCTTATACCCTGCAAGGGAACAGAAAAATCCGCTCGCCTCATCCAGTGCCTTACTGTTTCCGAAATATGTTGCCGCAGGCGCCTCAACATAAGGATGCCTTACACCTCCAAGGGCATTACCATGTTCATCAAGCTTTATTGTTATTCCATTTTTGCCAGGGGCCTTTTCTGTTACGATAGGCTCTGCCTTTGGCGGAGGGGTATTAGTTCTGATCCATGCGTAAAGATTCTGATAGGCGCTGTTCATGAAAAACTCTAATGGAAAATCAGTCACCCCGTATTGATCAATACCCTCACATTTTGTTACTGTATCAGGCACACCCGCCCTGGCCGAATCAGCAGAATTAGGCGAGTTATCCATGCTTTTTTTATTTACATGGGCTGCGCCCGGTATCTCATACCTTCTGAATCTGTCAGTTAGCTCATCATTGTCAGGCCGTCTGGCTACAACTGTAGAGTTAAGCAGGCCCTGGGTAACCACGCTTATTACAGGTACACCACTTGGTTTTATTGTTACACCCCTTTCTCCGGGGGGCACAGCATCTACACACTGGTTTAAGGGTACAATAAAGGCATCGCCATCACCTATCATGTAGCCGTCAAATATCGGCCTGCCATTAGCCATTTTTGCAGTATCAAGCGGGTGTATAAGATTGATATACGTTGTAAGGTAGCCACCTGTCTGTGAATAGCCAGTGGCAATAAGGTATTTCACATCATACCCCTTTAAAGGGTTTAAATCCTTGCCCTTAAGCAGTTTACCAACCTGGCTTACAATATCCCAGACAAGGCCGTTTTCTGTCTCTTTTGTTGTATCATTGAGGGTTGAAGGTTTTATTTCACATCTCTCCTTTTTTGGCGCAGGATTATCCATTGATAATACACTGTAGCGCTCAGGATTAAATTTTTTGAGTGCCTCAAGTGCAATGGGTTTTACTGTAATACCAACCCATATGTCGCCATTCTCTATAAAGAAATCCCTGCAAAACATCCATTGAAGATCCATATCAAACATATTTGTCGGGTTATTTAACTCCAGAACCACATTACCGCTGAACCGTGATTTATCCTCCGGACGCCTTACGAGTATCCTTGTAGTGTATGGTGCATCAGCCCATTTTACTATAACCTTTCCTGCTGGATCATAATCATAAACATTTGCCTTCCCGCTTACAAAATATTCCTCTTCTATGTAACCCGAGGATGCAATATTCTGCGGCACAACAGATTGGTCTGCCCCATTAAAGGGATATGATCCATCAGTCACATTGACAGGCCCTGTTACATTGAAATGGCTGATCTCGCCATTAACATCTTTAGAACATGAATAACAAAATAATATTAGAAAAAATATAGACGATACGAGATAGAGTTTCTTCATTTAATATTACCCCTATTTATGTGTTTTTTAAAAGGACAGCTATGTGCAATACAATGGTATTATTAAACCTTTTTGATATTTTCCGCCACCCTTTTCTTATATCTACAGTTTCATATCAAATTATTGCCTCATTGTAGAGCTACCAAATAAACCCTTTCCAGCCGATTAATGATAATCGAAAGGAAGATAACTATTTCATGCCTGATCAAAATTAATCATGGGGGAGCGATGCCATTACAAAAAATATTATTCTGGCTGTATCTATTAACAGGCATAGTTACCGGAATTATCGTGATGATAATGCCTGTTACAGGTATAGCACTCACCTATCAGAAGCAGATTACAAACTGGGCGAATAAAAAAAATCTGCATTATAAACCCAACTCCCGGTTCCCAACATCTTCCGGTTGCAGTTATCCAATTTAAGTAGTGGAAATGTATCTTACTGGGCCTTTTTTAAAGGTGTTGTATAAAGCCATAATGTATGCTCTGAGTTATCCTCGTTTGATATGATCTCTATCTTTTTATCAGGGATATATCCGAACAGATCATAATTGTGAAACACAAGCCTTGAACCGGGTTTGAGGGTCTCAAACTGTGGTAAAAGTCTTAAGTTCATTTCAGGTAGAAGATAAATCGGGAGCACATCCGCCTCACTTATATCCACTGTAAAGATATCTGCCTGGATAATCTTTACAAGGTCTGAAACATTATTTCTATCTGCATTCTTTCGGGATTCCCGAACCATAACCGGGTCAATCTCATAACCTATCCCTTTGCTGCCATATTTCTGCGCAGCCAGAACAAGCATCCTTGCATCTCCGCATCCAAGGTCAACAACAAGGTCATCCTTTTTCACCCCTGCCATGTGAAGCATCTGGGAAACAATGTCATATGGTGACCCTACATAAACCACATCAGGTGTCTGTATAAATATCGGCTCTTCTGTGCCCTCCCCTGCAAAAAGCACTGGCAGGCATAAAAAAAAGATAATCGGGATAATAAACTTTACAGAAAATTTGATCTTTTTCATGGTATCTCTCTCCTCTCGGTTTCAGGCTGATAAAATCAGTTTCAACGAAAAATAGCAAGGGATGGAAACCTCATAATAACATCCCGAACCGCCATATCATTCAGGCCCGAACCCTCCGCATACACGATACGCAGGTTTGGCATGGATATAAAATAGGATAGATCCATATCCGATATTGAGCATTTTTCAATATTCAATTCATTTAGCCTTGCCATCCCGGATAGAGCCTTTATACCCTGCCCTGAAATCTGTGTGTCGGCAACAGAAAGCACCTCAAGATTTTTGAAACGTGATATCTCAACCATATCTTTGTCTGTAATCCTGTTCCCGCTTAGATTCAGCACCTTCAGGGTGTCAACAGCGTTGATTTTTTTTAACACCCCGCCATCGATATTTGTATTCTGAAGGGCCAGTGCCTCAAGGTTAGTAAGACTGGATATCCAGGAAAAATCGGCCCCATCAAGATTGGTGTCATGTATGTAGAGCCGTTTGAGAGAAATGCACTTTTTAAGATGTTTTAACCCTTTAGCTGATATTTCACCCTTACCGATCTCAAGCCATTCAAGAGAAGGAAGATGGGGAAGATAACTCATTGCCTTGTCGTTAAACTCACCATTTTTTGCCTCTATCCAGCGGATATGACCATTCGGATCGGTCTGGACAGGGATGCCTGCCTGTGTGAGTCTGTCTACTGATTTTTTACTGTCTTTCGGGAGAACAGCATTATTACCGCTTGGGGACACATTACATGAAAAGAACAATGCTAAAACAACCGTATACCACACTCTCTTTAAATTTAATGCCATTGGAACACCTGTAATTCTGTTTTTTCATAAATGAAATCCTGTTTTTAATCGCACACAGGATAGTGAAAAAAGCCGTAGTCTTTATGTTTTTTTGTACTTCAAAAGACTACGACCTGAAAATCATACAACCTCAAAGGTAGTTATCGTACTTTTACAAACAGGGTGGCAATAATTCCAAGCACACAAAAAGGAATCATCCAGTAACCTGCAATTGCCCAGCTTTCCTGTAATCCTGCTGTTGCGGCATAAGCCTCCTGAATTCGTGGAAAAAGTATACCGGCAACAAACATACCTATGTTCTGAACGAAAATAGCTATAGCCATACCTATTCCGATGAACTGGGGTTTCTTTGCCACTTCAGGAACTGAAGCAAGAAGTACCGCTGCGAGAGGACCGTGCAGAATACCAAATACGAAGGTATACAGAGGAATCATATTGCCTTCAACTTTAAATGGGAAAAGGAAGGTTAAGGTCACAAGGGTAAAGGGAATAATAATCATAATCTTACGTTTACCGATAGTGTCAGATATCCAGCCTCCGATCGGTGATGAAATGATTGAAAACCCAAATACAAAAGCGGTGACAAAAGAAGCATACATAAGAGGACCTTTATCGAAAGTCGGAAGAAAATTTCTAAATTCCATCAGGAATGACGGGTAAACATTAGTTACTGCCATAACA
This portion of the Desulfatiglans sp. genome encodes:
- a CDS encoding thiamine pyrophosphate-binding protein; the protein is MPKMKGAEALIEVLKSEGVEYVFGIPGATEVLFMDALEKTTGIKYILGLNELVSAGMAEGYARVTGKPGFLNLHTGPGVAGALAMLYNAQAGGVPLVITAGQQDTRLLQQDPHLTGDIAGMGKIFTKWCTEIHHAEDIPMIIQRAFKMALQHPQGPVLVSLPQNIMNQDIEFTGRKKSTIYSGTRADESAIQKALDLIKASNNPVIMVESGVTRCNALNEVVRFAELTGARVYQAWMSDVNFHVRHPQYMGDLDPSMPGTKETLKDADLLIGVGCSVFSPSFYNPEDILPQNIRIMHIDENPWELGKNMVTDCGIQGDIKQVLTDLNSALENRLSEEITRKIENRKEEIEKQKTEKTNTLKKQIESEKNSIPIAVSRLMKEIDKLTNENTIIVDDCWSSSQMLRQVVDLKNAWQFIRARKGGSIGWGLPGAMGASLGAPGKKIIAVCGDGSAAWGMQSLWTAARYNIPVTFVITNNGVYRQVKLVRRHVLGDYVLTEKHAGMDIDEPVIDFKQLAESMGVNGVQVKEPGKLENALNDAVKDNHPRLVEVFIENKPKV
- a CDS encoding PepSY domain-containing protein — protein: MPLQKILFWLYLLTGIVTGIIVMIMPVTGIALTYQKQITNWANKKNLHYKPNSRFPTSSGCSYPI
- a CDS encoding methyltransferase domain-containing protein: MKKIKFSVKFIIPIIFFLCLPVLFAGEGTEEPIFIQTPDVVYVGSPYDIVSQMLHMAGVKKDDLVVDLGCGDARMLVLAAQKYGSKGIGYEIDPVMVRESRKNADRNNVSDLVKIIQADIFTVDISEADVLPIYLLPEMNLRLLPQFETLKPGSRLVFHNYDLFGYIPDKKIEIISNEDNSEHTLWLYTTPLKKAQ